A window of the Streptomyces sp. NBC_01351 genome harbors these coding sequences:
- a CDS encoding TetR/AcrR family transcriptional regulator — MTSTPPPSTARRSKITPEREKEFYDAVLEQLREHGYEALTMEGVAARASCGKSTLYRQWKTKPRLVAAALRANRQGTLAAVDTGTLAGDLREAARIAAGTSGRDTRLTQALGLAVLGDEELQSALREALVEPELTAFDAMVERAVARGEIAADHPAVEFLPAQLMGVLRIRPVLDGRYADADYLVRFVDAVMLPSLGLAPSGGPTP, encoded by the coding sequence ATGACGTCGACGCCGCCGCCGAGCACCGCGCGCCGCTCCAAGATCACCCCGGAGCGGGAGAAGGAGTTCTACGACGCCGTCCTGGAGCAGTTGCGCGAGCACGGCTACGAGGCCCTGACCATGGAGGGCGTCGCCGCCCGCGCGAGCTGCGGCAAGTCCACGCTCTACCGGCAGTGGAAGACGAAGCCCCGGCTGGTCGCGGCGGCCCTGCGGGCGAACCGGCAGGGCACGCTCGCCGCCGTCGACACCGGGACCCTGGCGGGCGACCTGCGCGAGGCCGCCCGCATCGCGGCGGGCACCTCCGGCCGGGACACCCGGCTGACACAGGCCCTCGGGCTGGCGGTGCTCGGTGACGAGGAGCTGCAGTCGGCGCTGCGCGAGGCGCTGGTCGAGCCGGAACTGACGGCTTTCGACGCGATGGTGGAGCGCGCGGTGGCCCGGGGCGAGATCGCCGCGGACCATCCGGCCGTCGAGTTCCTGCCCGCGCAGCTGATGGGCGTGCTCCGGATCCGGCCCGTACTGGACGGCCGGTACGCGGACGCCGACTACCTGGTCCGGTTCGTCGACGCGGTCATGCTCCCCTCGCTGGGTCTGGCGCCTTCGGGCGGCCCGACCCCCTGA
- a CDS encoding TerD family protein, translating to MTGVRKGLAKVEVALRWDPSPAGTPANDLDIVAAVYGAEDLHRDPVQLVHFGKRSPDGTITLNRDSHTGQGFGFDEVMTIELERMGEKSRRVVVGVVIQNALAGADSGDRARTFADIAGTGFRIREGHTDLAQGDFGSVPTATAATVAEFLRDASGAWSLDARLRGFDADPEEYTRAMGSVR from the coding sequence GTGACCGGTGTACGCAAGGGCCTGGCCAAGGTGGAGGTCGCACTGCGGTGGGACCCCAGCCCGGCCGGCACGCCCGCGAACGACCTCGACATCGTCGCCGCCGTCTACGGGGCGGAGGACCTCCACCGGGATCCGGTCCAGCTGGTCCACTTCGGCAAGCGGTCGCCCGACGGCACCATCACCCTGAACCGGGACAGCCACACCGGCCAGGGCTTCGGCTTCGACGAGGTGATGACCATCGAACTGGAGCGGATGGGTGAGAAGTCGCGCCGGGTGGTCGTCGGCGTGGTGATACAGAACGCCCTCGCGGGAGCGGACTCGGGAGACCGGGCGAGGACCTTCGCCGACATCGCCGGTACGGGCTTCCGGATCCGCGAGGGCCACACCGACCTCGCCCAGGGTGACTTCGGGTCCGTACCGACCGCCACCGCGGCCACGGTCGCCGAGTTCCTCCGCGACGCCTCGGGCGCCTGGTCCCTCGACGCGCGGCTGCGCGGCTTCGACGCCGACCCGGAGGAGTACACCCGGGCCATGGGCTCCGTGCGCTAG
- a CDS encoding glutamate ABC transporter substrate-binding protein — MKVPQAGAIAAVIALTLATAGCSGDDEAKGTLAVGIKFDQPGIGMRESNGTFTGFDVDVATYVAKELGYEPDQIEFKQVYSNDRELLLQYNEVKFVAASYSINDKRKEKVDFAGPYFVAHQDLLIRADDTSITKAEDLNNPAKRLCSVEGSTSAENLKNNVAPKSPRPLEVAGYSECLVALQDRLIDAITTDNSILAGYVARKGNEGKFKLVGQNLSVENYGIGVKKGNKELQGKINDALKKMVEDGSWEAAVKKNFGADYKNEPAPPITPGS, encoded by the coding sequence ATGAAGGTTCCCCAGGCCGGCGCGATCGCCGCAGTGATCGCCCTCACCCTCGCCACCGCCGGGTGCAGTGGCGACGACGAGGCCAAGGGGACCCTCGCGGTGGGCATCAAGTTCGACCAGCCGGGCATCGGGATGCGCGAGTCGAACGGCACCTTCACCGGTTTCGACGTGGACGTCGCCACGTACGTCGCCAAGGAGCTCGGCTACGAGCCGGACCAGATCGAGTTCAAGCAGGTGTACAGCAACGACCGCGAGCTGCTCCTCCAGTACAACGAGGTGAAGTTCGTCGCCGCGAGCTACTCGATCAACGACAAGCGCAAGGAGAAGGTCGACTTCGCCGGCCCGTACTTCGTCGCGCACCAGGACCTGCTGATCCGCGCCGACGACACGAGCATCACCAAGGCCGAGGACCTCAACAACCCCGCCAAGCGGCTCTGCTCGGTCGAGGGCTCCACCTCGGCCGAGAACCTCAAGAACAATGTCGCCCCCAAGTCGCCCAGGCCCCTTGAGGTCGCCGGCTACTCGGAGTGCCTCGTCGCCCTCCAGGACCGTCTGATCGACGCGATCACCACGGACAATTCCATCTTGGCCGGCTACGTGGCCCGGAAGGGCAACGAGGGCAAGTTCAAGCTGGTGGGCCAGAACCTGAGCGTCGAGAACTACGGCATCGGCGTCAAGAAGGGCAACAAGGAGCTCCAGGGCAAGATCAACGACGCGCTCAAGAAGATGGTCGAGGACGGCTCGTGGGAGGCGGCGGTGAAGAAGAACTTCGGCGCCGACTACAAGAACGAGCCGGCCCCCCCGATCACACCGGGCAGCTGA
- a CDS encoding SMP-30/gluconolactonase/LRE family protein — MTGPLGRRRFIGAAAALGGAALAGPLAPLAQARTTAAGPAATTSRPDAIATPAGFQPEGIAVSGRGTAYTGSLIDGSIYRVDLATGAGRIITRGEGPKSVGLKLDGYGRLLVAGGDSGQIRVVHAGDGRVLATHQAATGIAFVNDVVVGCGGAWFTDSFADVVYFLPVGRSLAGAEAAPRALRLGGEWVPVPPGGEYWGANGIERTPDGKALLLVHDTAEALFRVDPRTGTATRTVLDGGSVANGDGLVVHGRTLYVVRNWAYAVDVFTLSGDGRRARFVKRITDPRFDEPTTAALYGDRLYVVNARFDADWSDPATASTIVSCPV; from the coding sequence GTGACTGGACCCTTGGGTCGGCGCAGGTTCATCGGCGCGGCCGCGGCCCTCGGCGGCGCCGCGCTCGCCGGTCCGCTCGCCCCGCTCGCCCAGGCCCGTACGACGGCGGCAGGGCCCGCGGCCACCACCTCGCGCCCCGACGCCATCGCCACCCCGGCCGGATTCCAGCCGGAGGGCATCGCCGTCTCCGGCCGCGGCACGGCCTACACCGGCTCGCTGATCGACGGCTCGATCTACCGCGTCGACCTCGCCACCGGGGCGGGCCGGATCATCACCCGGGGCGAGGGGCCGAAGTCGGTCGGCCTCAAGCTCGACGGCTACGGCCGGCTGCTCGTCGCCGGCGGAGACAGCGGGCAGATCCGCGTCGTCCACGCCGGCGACGGCCGGGTCCTGGCCACGCACCAGGCCGCCACCGGCATCGCCTTCGTCAACGACGTGGTCGTCGGATGCGGCGGAGCCTGGTTCACCGACTCCTTCGCCGACGTCGTGTACTTCCTGCCCGTCGGCCGCTCGCTCGCGGGAGCCGAAGCCGCACCGCGCGCGCTGCGCCTCGGCGGCGAGTGGGTTCCGGTGCCGCCCGGCGGGGAGTACTGGGGTGCCAACGGCATCGAGCGCACCCCCGACGGCAAGGCCCTGCTGCTCGTGCACGACACCGCCGAGGCGCTGTTCCGCGTCGACCCGCGCACCGGGACCGCCACCCGGACCGTCCTCGACGGCGGCTCGGTGGCCAACGGCGACGGGCTCGTGGTCCACGGCCGCACGCTCTACGTCGTACGCAACTGGGCCTACGCGGTGGACGTGTTCACGCTGAGCGGGGACGGCCGCCGGGCCCGGTTCGTCAAGCGGATCACCGACCCGCGCTTCGACGAGCCGACCACCGCGGCCCTGTACGGCGACCGGCTCTACGTGGTCAACGCCCGGTTCGACGCCGACTGGTCGGATCCGGCCACCGCCTCGACGATCGTCAGCTGCCCGGTGTGA
- a CDS encoding DJ-1/PfpI family protein, with translation MAVKILIVTGDAAESLEVLYPYQRLREEGYEVHIAAPAVKKLRFVVHDFEDGFDTYTEKPGYTWPADIAFADVVPEEYAALVVPGGRAPEYLRNDPEVRRILAAFADSDKPIAQICHGPLITAAAGGLSGRRVTAYPALELDMKAAGAQFEDSETVVDGTLVSARAWPDHSRWMREFLTVLRGKAPVS, from the coding sequence ATGGCAGTGAAGATCCTCATCGTGACCGGCGACGCCGCCGAGTCCCTGGAGGTCCTCTACCCCTATCAGCGACTTCGCGAGGAGGGCTACGAGGTCCACATCGCGGCACCGGCGGTGAAGAAGCTGCGGTTCGTGGTCCACGACTTCGAGGACGGCTTCGACACCTACACCGAGAAGCCCGGCTACACCTGGCCCGCCGACATCGCGTTCGCCGACGTGGTGCCCGAGGAGTACGCGGCCCTGGTCGTCCCGGGCGGCCGCGCGCCCGAGTACCTGCGCAACGACCCCGAAGTGCGCAGGATCCTGGCCGCCTTCGCCGACTCGGACAAGCCGATCGCGCAGATCTGTCACGGCCCCCTGATCACGGCCGCGGCCGGTGGCCTGTCCGGGCGCAGGGTGACCGCGTACCCGGCGCTGGAGCTGGACATGAAGGCGGCCGGGGCGCAGTTCGAGGACTCCGAGACCGTGGTCGACGGCACGCTGGTCTCGGCCCGGGCCTGGCCCGACCACTCACGCTGGATGCGGGAGTTCCTGACGGTGCTGCGCGGCAAGGCCCCGGTGTCCTGA
- a CDS encoding endonuclease I family protein produces the protein MRMSRLTPWAAGLAAAALFAIPAAASAGQDRTAAPETATAATAASAASTATAVDTYYAPAEGKTGAALKTALHHIIKVQSKVSYDGVWNALKVTDQDPANPNNVILVYSGRSQSKSTNGGDPNDWNREHVWAKSHGNFGTATGPGTDLHHLRPEDVTVNSTRGNKDFDLGGGPVSEAPGSLTDSDSFEPRNAVKGDVARMLLYMAVRYDGGDGFADLEMNDKVNNGSAPAHGRISVLKQWNRMDPPDAFEQRRNQVIYDTYQHNRNPFIDHPEWVDSIWP, from the coding sequence ATGAGAATGTCCCGCCTGACCCCGTGGGCCGCCGGCCTCGCGGCGGCCGCCCTCTTCGCGATACCGGCGGCCGCCTCCGCCGGCCAGGATCGCACCGCGGCTCCCGAGACCGCGACCGCCGCCACGGCGGCTTCCGCCGCTTCGACCGCCACCGCGGTGGACACGTACTACGCCCCCGCCGAGGGCAAGACCGGCGCCGCCCTGAAGACCGCCCTGCACCACATCATCAAGGTGCAGTCCAAGGTGAGTTACGACGGCGTGTGGAACGCGCTGAAGGTCACCGACCAGGACCCGGCGAACCCGAACAACGTCATCCTCGTCTACTCCGGCCGCTCCCAGTCGAAGTCCACCAACGGCGGCGACCCCAACGACTGGAACCGCGAGCACGTCTGGGCCAAGAGCCACGGGAACTTCGGCACCGCCACCGGGCCGGGCACCGATCTGCACCACCTGCGCCCCGAGGACGTCACGGTCAACAGCACCCGCGGCAACAAGGACTTCGACCTTGGCGGCGGACCGGTCAGCGAAGCCCCGGGCAGCCTCACCGACAGCGACTCCTTCGAACCGCGCAACGCCGTCAAGGGCGACGTCGCACGCATGCTGCTGTACATGGCCGTCCGCTACGACGGCGGTGACGGCTTCGCCGACCTGGAGATGAACGACAAGGTCAACAACGGCAGCGCCCCGGCACACGGCCGGATCAGCGTGCTGAAGCAGTGGAACCGGATGGACCCGCCGGACGCCTTCGAGCAGCGCCGCAACCAGGTCATCTACGACACCTACCAGCACAACCGGAACCCGTTCATCGACCACCCGGAGTGGGTCGACTCCATCTGGCCCTAG
- a CDS encoding (2,3-dihydroxybenzoyl)adenylate synthase, which produces MTSMLDGCTSWPEEFADRYWMAGHWHGNTLDNLLRGWALQYGPRTALVHGGTRITYANLNRRVDRMAAGFRQLGFRRGLRVVVQLPNVPEFVITVFALMRAGVVPVFCPVPHRAAQVSDLVRLTEAVGYVGPSTYGGFDHTAMAADIAARGPFLRRVFTFEAPGTSNPYGGFTVDASGCHYFPLSSIDEPPGPAPAQTADQVAFLLLSGGSAAPPKLVPRTHNDYAYQARAAAELVSLTEDDVYLAALPAESNLTFGCPGIVGTFSVGGTVVLLEDPEPAACLAAIDRERVTVTSVEPALAERWLDALPTARTDVTSLRLVQIGGAPLPRAIAERICRELGCRPQQVHGAAEGPLTLTRPADPDETVFTTQGRPLSPDDEVRIVDADGKDVPDGEPGELLARGPYTLRGYYRAPGHNARSFTADGYFRTGDLARRTPDGNLVVTGRRPGAAPAAAGPGDPD; this is translated from the coding sequence ATGACATCCATGCTCGACGGCTGTACGTCCTGGCCCGAGGAGTTCGCCGACCGTTACTGGATGGCCGGGCACTGGCACGGCAACACGCTGGACAACCTGCTGCGCGGCTGGGCCCTGCAGTACGGACCGCGGACCGCGCTCGTGCACGGGGGCACCCGCATCACGTACGCGAACCTGAACCGGCGCGTCGATCGCATGGCCGCCGGATTCCGGCAGCTCGGCTTCCGGCGCGGGCTGCGGGTCGTCGTCCAGCTGCCGAACGTCCCCGAGTTCGTCATCACCGTCTTCGCGCTGATGCGGGCCGGTGTGGTCCCCGTCTTCTGCCCGGTCCCGCACCGCGCGGCCCAGGTGTCCGACCTCGTGCGGCTCACCGAGGCCGTGGGCTACGTCGGTCCCTCGACGTACGGGGGCTTCGACCACACGGCGATGGCCGCGGACATCGCGGCCCGAGGACCCTTCCTGCGCCGGGTGTTCACCTTCGAGGCGCCGGGCACTTCGAACCCCTACGGCGGGTTCACGGTCGACGCTTCGGGCTGCCACTACTTCCCGCTGAGCTCCATCGACGAGCCGCCCGGGCCGGCGCCGGCGCAGACCGCCGACCAGGTCGCGTTCCTGCTGCTCTCCGGCGGTTCCGCCGCACCGCCCAAGCTCGTACCGCGGACGCACAACGACTACGCCTACCAGGCGCGGGCCGCCGCCGAGTTGGTGTCGCTCACCGAGGACGACGTGTATCTTGCCGCGCTGCCCGCCGAGTCCAACCTCACCTTCGGTTGCCCCGGCATCGTCGGCACCTTCTCCGTCGGCGGCACCGTCGTCCTGCTCGAGGACCCGGAACCCGCCGCATGCCTCGCGGCCATCGACCGGGAGCGGGTCACCGTCACCTCGGTGGAGCCCGCCCTCGCCGAGCGCTGGCTCGACGCACTGCCCACGGCCCGGACGGACGTGACCAGCCTGCGCCTTGTGCAGATAGGTGGAGCACCCTTGCCCCGGGCGATCGCCGAACGGATCTGCCGCGAACTGGGCTGCCGCCCGCAGCAGGTGCACGGCGCGGCCGAGGGACCGCTCACCCTCACCCGGCCCGCCGATCCGGACGAGACCGTGTTCACCACGCAGGGCCGCCCGCTCTCGCCCGACGACGAGGTCCGCATCGTCGACGCCGACGGGAAGGACGTGCCCGACGGGGAGCCCGGAGAACTCCTCGCCCGCGGCCCGTACACCCTGCGCGGCTACTACCGGGCGCCCGGCCACAACGCGCGCTCCTTCACCGCCGACGGCTACTTCCGCACGGGCGACCTCGCGCGGCGCACCCCGGACGGCAACCTGGTCGTGACCGGCCGCCGTCCCGGCGCCGCGCCCGCCGCGGCCGGCCCTGGCGACCCCGACTAG
- a CDS encoding MarR family winged helix-turn-helix transcriptional regulator: MSKGSAPGPTPGFLVWRLANKWRVAVDRAVAPLGLTHAQYSLVASLYGMQRTGERPSQRRLADHTGLEALYVSKLARALESAGLIERTRDPRDPRAVQLALTEPGRAVTRQAIAVVQELLDQLLEPLGGLDAERTRVFTDELRTLLDAPLDPSVPNDESTQGATP; the protein is encoded by the coding sequence ATGAGCAAGGGTTCAGCACCGGGTCCCACGCCCGGCTTCCTGGTATGGCGCCTCGCCAACAAGTGGCGCGTCGCGGTCGATCGCGCGGTGGCCCCGCTGGGCCTCACCCACGCGCAGTACTCACTGGTCGCTTCGCTGTACGGCATGCAGCGCACCGGTGAGCGGCCCAGCCAGCGCCGGCTCGCCGACCACACCGGCCTGGAGGCGCTGTACGTCTCGAAGCTGGCGCGCGCCCTGGAGTCGGCCGGCCTGATCGAGCGCACCCGCGATCCCCGCGACCCGCGCGCCGTCCAGCTCGCCCTCACGGAGCCGGGCCGTGCCGTCACGCGGCAGGCCATCGCGGTGGTCCAGGAGCTGCTCGACCAGTTGCTGGAGCCGCTCGGCGGCCTCGACGCCGAGCGGACGCGGGTGTTCACCGACGAGCTGAGAACCCTGCTCGACGCACCTCTCGATCCATCCGTTCCGAACGACGAGAGCACACAAGGGGCAACGCCATGA
- a CDS encoding MarR family transcriptional regulator produces MTTTASTTAGNSHETAPVATPRALGLAHYAARGVLEHVLARHGVTFEQQIALRAAVTAESPQTPDELVAQVRGSLKADPADVRATLDVLQSKRLLVAEGAHLLATDAGRELLDTVGAETAPISARVWGGIPAEDLAAAGRVLTLVTERANAELAALTA; encoded by the coding sequence ATGACCACCACCGCATCGACCACCGCCGGCAACAGCCACGAGACCGCGCCCGTCGCCACGCCCCGCGCCCTCGGCCTGGCCCACTACGCCGCGCGCGGCGTCCTGGAGCACGTCCTGGCCCGGCACGGCGTCACCTTCGAGCAGCAGATCGCGCTGCGCGCCGCGGTCACCGCCGAGTCCCCGCAGACGCCGGACGAGCTCGTCGCCCAGGTCCGGGGCTCCCTGAAGGCCGATCCGGCCGACGTCCGCGCCACGCTCGACGTGCTCCAGTCCAAGCGGCTCCTCGTCGCGGAGGGAGCGCACCTCCTCGCCACGGACGCGGGGCGCGAGCTGCTCGACACCGTGGGCGCGGAGACCGCCCCCATCAGCGCTCGCGTCTGGGGCGGGATACCCGCCGAGGACCTGGCCGCCGCCGGCCGCGTCCTCACCCTGGTCACCGAGCGCGCGAACGCGGAGCTCGCGGCGCTGACCGCCTGA
- a CDS encoding beta-N-acetylhexosaminidase codes for MMRNPRRHRRVHVIATATVAALVTLAVPSCTAASDEARAPAAPAAPTSGSGTGAPPADGVAEPVPEAAPTPSPQPSHPLSTAPRTVPAVREHAPARGPGWKPAPNSRVVVPQDDKAALSDEGRLLASELDIGYAESTAPRAGDVELSLGDAKSGPPESYTLAVQDGRVRITGPDQAGVFYGTRTLKQAVRGSGSAPEGTVRDAPAKPQRGLNLDIARKYFTPEWIEDRLREMADLKLNQLGLHFSDDQAFRIESDSHPEIVSTPHLTKAQVRGITALAARLHITVVPEIDSPGHLGAVLRAHPGLQLTDVQGRAVKGAVDISDPAAAKLVDELLREYLPLFPGGAWHLGADEYQALVYRDPQTSFPQLATAARQRYGPTARVQDLATGWLNDRAAVIRPSGKALKAWNDGFFTGGVATAAKDIQAEYWTGKEIGARPPLEYLREGRAVVNLNDEYLYYVLGEPNQFTYPTGRRIYEQWTPLVLRGATAVPASYGKQILGARLAVWCDLAGAQTQAQVAAGIRLPLAALSQKVWDSRTPDLPWPDFKTLADRLS; via the coding sequence ATGATGCGGAATCCGAGGCGGCACAGGAGGGTCCACGTCATCGCGACGGCAACCGTCGCCGCGCTGGTCACCCTTGCCGTCCCGAGCTGTACGGCCGCATCGGACGAGGCCCGCGCCCCGGCGGCCCCCGCCGCCCCGACGTCCGGCAGCGGCACCGGTGCCCCGCCCGCGGACGGCGTCGCCGAGCCCGTCCCTGAGGCAGCCCCCACCCCGTCGCCGCAGCCGAGCCACCCCCTCTCCACCGCCCCGCGGACCGTTCCGGCCGTACGGGAACACGCGCCCGCCCGGGGCCCCGGCTGGAAGCCCGCCCCGAACTCCCGGGTGGTCGTCCCGCAGGACGACAAGGCGGCCCTGTCCGATGAGGGCAGACTGCTCGCCAGTGAACTCGACATCGGCTACGCGGAGTCGACGGCCCCGCGCGCGGGCGACGTGGAACTGTCCCTCGGCGACGCGAAATCCGGACCGCCGGAGTCGTACACCCTCGCCGTGCAGGACGGCCGGGTCCGCATCACCGGACCGGACCAGGCCGGGGTCTTCTACGGCACCCGCACCCTCAAGCAGGCCGTCCGCGGCTCCGGTTCGGCCCCCGAGGGAACGGTGCGCGACGCCCCGGCCAAGCCCCAGCGCGGCCTCAACCTCGACATCGCGCGCAAGTACTTCACCCCCGAGTGGATCGAGGACCGGCTGCGCGAGATGGCCGACCTCAAGCTCAACCAGCTCGGCCTGCACTTCTCCGACGACCAGGCCTTCCGGATCGAGTCCGACAGCCACCCCGAGATCGTCTCCACCCCGCACCTCACCAAGGCCCAGGTGCGCGGCATCACGGCGCTCGCCGCCCGCCTGCACATCACCGTCGTCCCGGAGATCGACTCGCCCGGGCACCTCGGCGCCGTGCTCCGCGCCCACCCCGGCCTGCAACTGACCGACGTACAGGGCAGGGCGGTCAAGGGCGCGGTGGACATCTCCGACCCGGCGGCCGCCAAGCTCGTCGACGAACTGCTGCGCGAATACCTGCCGTTGTTCCCCGGCGGGGCCTGGCACCTGGGCGCCGACGAGTACCAGGCGCTGGTCTACCGCGACCCGCAGACCTCCTTCCCCCAGCTGGCGACCGCCGCGCGGCAGCGGTACGGGCCCACCGCCCGCGTACAGGACCTGGCGACGGGCTGGCTGAACGACCGCGCCGCCGTGATCCGGCCGTCGGGCAAGGCGCTCAAGGCGTGGAACGACGGATTCTTCACCGGCGGGGTGGCCACCGCGGCCAAGGACATCCAGGCCGAGTACTGGACGGGCAAGGAGATCGGCGCCCGCCCGCCGCTGGAGTACCTGCGCGAGGGCCGCGCGGTGGTGAACCTCAACGACGAGTACCTGTACTACGTGCTGGGCGAGCCGAACCAGTTCACCTACCCCACCGGCCGGCGGATCTACGAACAGTGGACCCCGCTCGTACTGCGTGGCGCCACCGCCGTCCCGGCCTCCTACGGGAAGCAGATCCTGGGAGCCCGCCTGGCCGTCTGGTGCGATCTGGCGGGCGCCCAGACCCAGGCGCAGGTCGCGGCGGGCATCCGGCTGCCGCTGGCCGCGCTCTCCCAGAAGGTGTGGGACTCCCGGACCCCTGATCTGCCCTGGCCGGACTTCAAGACCCTCGCCGACCGGCTGTCCTGA
- a CDS encoding serine/threonine-protein kinase, translating to MADVSGALVGGRYQLLELVGQGGMGRVWRGRDETLGREVAVKEVTLPQGVGDAQREVLLRRVMREAKAAARLNHPGIITVHDVVVHEGAPVIVMEYVTGTSLAAAVAQGGHLPVRRVAEIGVQLLKALGRAHAAGIVHRDLKPDNVLLMDERVIITDFGIAHMADATTALTHTGAIIGTPSYMAPEQLEGEPPTPATDLWALGATLYGAVEGVQPFSAETFTALCIAIVTQEPRPAERAGPLTDVLAALLTKDPARRATADQALAALEPVASGAVPAPRVPRRAVPPPTRGPAAARAARQAPVAARRARAASTAAAPDLAPGPSTRARRAMLLRGGVCFALVWLGAFLLPWFRVEHWIRPTTAPTVLAVALILALVNAVLRPRLPAVVEWILFVCVNMGLFIVVDLLRQMVHFTFVLNGLLLGTCCFMLWRAVPGRR from the coding sequence GTGGCAGACGTGAGCGGGGCGTTGGTCGGCGGCCGGTACCAACTCCTGGAACTGGTGGGCCAGGGCGGCATGGGGCGCGTCTGGCGGGGGCGCGACGAGACGCTCGGCCGGGAGGTCGCCGTCAAGGAGGTGACGCTCCCCCAGGGCGTGGGCGACGCGCAGCGCGAAGTCCTGCTCCGGCGCGTCATGCGCGAGGCCAAGGCCGCCGCCCGGCTCAACCACCCGGGGATCATCACCGTGCACGACGTGGTCGTGCACGAGGGAGCGCCCGTCATCGTCATGGAGTACGTGACGGGCACCTCCCTCGCCGCCGCCGTGGCGCAGGGCGGCCACCTGCCGGTGCGGCGGGTCGCGGAGATCGGCGTCCAGCTGCTCAAGGCGCTCGGCCGGGCCCACGCCGCGGGGATCGTCCACCGCGACCTCAAGCCCGACAACGTGCTGCTCATGGACGAGCGGGTGATCATCACGGACTTCGGCATCGCGCACATGGCGGACGCCACCACCGCGCTCACCCACACCGGGGCGATCATCGGCACGCCCTCCTACATGGCCCCCGAGCAGCTGGAGGGCGAGCCGCCGACCCCCGCCACCGACCTGTGGGCACTGGGCGCAACCCTGTACGGCGCGGTCGAGGGCGTCCAGCCGTTCTCCGCCGAAACGTTCACGGCGCTCTGCATCGCCATCGTCACGCAGGAGCCGCGCCCGGCGGAGCGCGCGGGGCCGCTGACCGACGTACTGGCGGCGCTGCTGACCAAGGACCCGGCCCGGCGGGCCACCGCCGACCAGGCCCTGGCCGCGCTGGAACCCGTCGCGTCCGGCGCGGTGCCCGCCCCGCGGGTTCCACGGAGGGCCGTGCCGCCGCCCACGCGCGGGCCCGCCGCGGCGCGGGCCGCCCGGCAGGCGCCGGTCGCGGCACGGCGGGCCCGCGCCGCGTCCACCGCGGCCGCTCCGGACCTCGCGCCCGGCCCGTCGACGCGTGCGCGCCGGGCCATGCTGCTGCGCGGCGGGGTCTGCTTCGCACTGGTCTGGCTGGGTGCCTTCCTCCTGCCCTGGTTCCGTGTGGAGCACTGGATCCGCCCCACGACGGCGCCGACCGTCCTCGCCGTGGCCTTGATCCTGGCGCTGGTCAACGCTGTGCTGCGGCCGCGGTTGCCCGCCGTGGTGGAGTGGATCCTGTTCGTGTGCGTGAACATGGGGCTCTTCATCGTCGTGGACCTGCTCCGGCAGATGGTGCACTTCACCTTCGTGCTCAACGGACTGTTGCTGGGTACGTGCTGCTTCATGCTGTGGCGCGCGGTCCCCGGCAGGCGCTAG
- a CDS encoding RNA polymerase sigma factor, with protein MLHLVPTAGPATPVLDRVWRGLWAFLRRDRTAPPGSPRAYRSSYEISYGSSYGSAYDSSDTYDLSGQGGFGQPPTVSALYHAHRLRMVRLAVLLVDDLATAEDVVQDAFTALYRRHGEHITEVDNALGYLRTAVVNTSRSVLRRRRTARAWTPPAAAEMPSAEASVVLDEAHREVLAALGRLSPRRRQVLVLRYWAELSEAEIATTLGISRGAVKSNASRGLDALERILEGRI; from the coding sequence GTGCTGCACCTCGTACCGACCGCCGGCCCCGCCACGCCCGTCCTCGACCGGGTGTGGCGGGGCCTGTGGGCGTTCCTGCGCCGCGACCGCACCGCCCCGCCGGGATCCCCGCGGGCGTACCGGTCCTCGTACGAGATCTCGTACGGCTCCTCGTACGGGTCCGCGTACGACTCCTCGGACACCTACGACCTCAGCGGCCAGGGCGGCTTCGGGCAGCCGCCCACCGTCTCCGCGCTCTACCACGCGCACCGGCTGCGGATGGTGCGGCTGGCCGTGCTGCTCGTGGACGACCTGGCCACCGCAGAGGACGTGGTCCAGGACGCCTTCACCGCCCTGTACCGCCGCCACGGCGAGCACATCACGGAGGTCGACAACGCGCTGGGCTACCTGCGCACCGCCGTGGTCAACACCTCGCGCTCCGTGCTCCGCCGCAGGCGCACCGCCCGGGCCTGGACCCCGCCCGCCGCGGCCGAGATGCCGTCCGCCGAGGCGTCCGTCGTGCTCGACGAGGCGCACCGCGAAGTGCTGGCCGCGCTCGGCCGGTTGAGCCCGCGCCGCCGCCAGGTCCTGGTGCTGCGCTACTGGGCCGAGCTCAGCGAAGCGGAGATCGCCACCACCCTCGGAATCAGCCGGGGAGCGGTCAAGTCGAACGCGAGCCGGGGCCTGGACGCGCTGGAGCGGATTCTGGAGGGACGGATATGA